From Microbacterium invictum, the proteins below share one genomic window:
- a CDS encoding site-2 protease family protein, whose product MTVLAFVIGVVLLVIGLAVSIALHEMGHLLPAKKFGVRVGQYMIGFGPTLWSRRFGETEYGFKAIPLGGYISMAGMYPPAPDATSRGGRAAGGFFATMVQDARVANAETLEDVGTKRAFYELPVWQRVIVMLGGPTMNLLLAFVLFGIVVSGIGVQTATTTVAEVSVCALPASTTATECGPDDPASPAAASGLQPGDVLVSVDGTPVSTFPDASALIQDAPGQTLQVVVERDGRQLTLQMTPMLAERDVVGEDGEITTAEVGFVGMTAAVEYVREPIWEGPRIALDRTGQVIGIIAQLPVKVYETAVDLFTGQERDPNGPLSVVGAGRIAGEVAAIDAPVLNRAAAIIELLAALNIALFVFNLIPLLPLDGGHVIVALWDGLKRAWAKLLRRPPPKPVDATKLVPVTFAVVIALVVMGGILILADVFNPVVLFG is encoded by the coding sequence GTGACCGTCCTCGCTTTCGTCATCGGTGTGGTGCTGCTCGTCATCGGCCTCGCCGTCTCGATCGCGCTCCATGAGATGGGCCACCTGCTGCCCGCGAAGAAGTTCGGCGTGCGCGTCGGCCAGTACATGATCGGCTTCGGACCCACCCTGTGGTCGCGCCGGTTCGGCGAGACCGAGTACGGGTTCAAGGCCATCCCCCTCGGTGGCTACATCTCGATGGCGGGCATGTACCCGCCGGCCCCCGATGCCACCAGCCGTGGGGGCCGCGCCGCCGGCGGCTTCTTCGCCACGATGGTGCAGGATGCCAGGGTCGCCAACGCCGAGACGCTCGAAGACGTCGGCACCAAGCGCGCGTTCTATGAGCTCCCGGTCTGGCAGCGCGTCATCGTCATGCTCGGCGGACCGACGATGAACCTGCTGCTCGCCTTCGTGCTGTTCGGCATCGTGGTCAGCGGCATCGGCGTGCAGACCGCGACCACGACCGTGGCGGAGGTCAGCGTCTGTGCGCTCCCGGCATCCACCACGGCCACCGAATGCGGCCCCGACGACCCCGCATCGCCCGCCGCGGCCTCGGGCCTGCAGCCCGGTGATGTGCTCGTCTCGGTCGACGGCACCCCGGTGTCGACGTTCCCCGACGCCTCGGCGCTCATCCAGGACGCGCCCGGCCAGACCCTCCAGGTCGTGGTGGAGCGCGACGGCCGGCAGCTGACCCTGCAGATGACCCCCATGCTCGCCGAGCGGGACGTGGTCGGCGAAGACGGCGAGATCACCACAGCCGAGGTCGGCTTCGTCGGCATGACCGCCGCGGTCGAGTACGTCCGCGAGCCGATCTGGGAAGGCCCGCGGATCGCCCTCGACCGCACCGGGCAGGTGATCGGCATCATCGCCCAGCTGCCGGTGAAGGTCTACGAGACCGCGGTCGACCTGTTCACCGGGCAGGAGCGCGACCCGAACGGGCCGCTGTCGGTCGTGGGCGCCGGTCGGATCGCCGGCGAGGTCGCCGCGATCGACGCACCCGTACTCAACCGCGCGGCCGCCATCATCGAGCTGCTCGCGGCGCTGAACATCGCCCTGTTCGTCTTCAACCTGATCCCGCTGCTGCCGCTCGACGGCGGACACGTCATCGTCGCCCTGTGGGACGGACTCAAGCGTGCGTGGGCGAAGCTGCTGCGCCGCCCGCCGCCGAAGCCGGTCGACGCGACCAAACTGGTGCCGGTCACCTTCGCGGTCGTGATCGCCCTGGTCGTGATGGGCGGCATCCTGATCCTCGCCGACGTCTTCAA
- a CDS encoding DUF1775 domain-containing protein: protein MTSSRMSSPARRRTRLAAGLAAGAMLAVAVPLAASAHVHVSPTDSAAGISTRLEFDFSHGCDGSPTTGLVLDIPEGIDAVTPVLDGAWSISRELGTDGIATQVVYTAVVPVEDGVSATVALDVVFASSVAGTDVAFPVTQQCADGETGWTEIADEGQDPHELDSPAPVVAVGDVAAADDGHGDSHADADASADGDTDTTAAGDPVARWLSVGALVAALAALGVAIFGRRRRG, encoded by the coding sequence ATGACTTCTTCCCGCATGTCCTCCCCCGCCCGCCGCCGCACACGTCTGGCTGCCGGCCTCGCCGCCGGTGCGATGCTGGCCGTGGCCGTTCCGCTGGCGGCATCCGCCCACGTCCACGTCTCACCCACCGACAGCGCCGCCGGCATCAGCACCCGCCTCGAATTCGACTTCAGCCACGGGTGCGACGGCTCCCCCACCACCGGCCTCGTCTTGGACATTCCCGAGGGCATCGACGCGGTCACACCCGTGCTCGACGGCGCCTGGTCGATCTCACGCGAGCTCGGCACCGACGGCATCGCCACTCAGGTGGTCTACACCGCGGTGGTTCCGGTCGAGGACGGCGTGAGCGCGACCGTCGCGCTCGACGTCGTCTTCGCCTCGTCGGTCGCCGGCACCGACGTCGCCTTCCCTGTCACCCAGCAGTGCGCCGACGGCGAGACCGGGTGGACCGAGATCGCCGACGAGGGCCAGGATCCGCACGAGCTCGACTCCCCGGCCCCCGTGGTCGCCGTCGGCGACGTGGCGGCCGCGGACGATGGCCACGGTGACTCCCACGCCGACGCAGACGCGAGTGCGGACGGCGACACCGACACGACGGCCGCCGGCGACCCGGTCGCACGGTGGCTGAGCGTCGGCGCACTCGTGGCCGCGCTGGCCGCCCTGGGCGTCGCGATCTTCGGGCGCCGACGCCGCGGCTGA
- a CDS encoding Mur ligase family protein: MPTPPPATPPVLRPEHPPVRPLDEIAARFSYEVRGDLTGRSATGVTLATSDLRAGDIFVGIHGVRRHGAEFAAEAAEKGAVAILTDAGGAEIARDAGLPILVTDDPRGRMADLAAWVYGNVGAMPVMLGVTGTNGKTSTVHLQDALLRQLGLTSGMSSSARRHIDGDVVMARLTTPESSELHALIAYMKERGVTVMAFEVSVQAIVRHRVDGVFYDVAGFTNLQNDHMDDFADMEEYLAGKLRMFRSDRAGRAVVSLDTPAGRRVVEHADIPVTTIATAEIAEDAELAATAQWQVRMLDEAINATVMELTGPDGQRLVTTVPVTGPHMAANAGLAIVMILESGVATWEQIVDTLARDGGIRAELPGRTEVVTTGRGPTVYLDFAHTPDGFEMTARAVRRQTKGTLLIMFGADGSRDTTKRPAMGLAAAHNSDIAIVTDHHPRWEDPQEIRDGLYSGAAQAPPAGGLFNITPPEDAIVKAVSMVGEGDAILWFGPGHQDHREIQGVRHPYNPRAMALKALADAGW; encoded by the coding sequence ATGCCGACTCCGCCTCCCGCCACCCCGCCCGTGCTCCGCCCGGAGCATCCTCCCGTCCGGCCGCTCGATGAGATCGCGGCCCGCTTCTCGTACGAGGTGCGCGGCGATCTGACCGGCCGCAGTGCCACCGGCGTCACCCTCGCGACCAGCGATCTGCGAGCGGGCGACATCTTCGTCGGCATCCACGGCGTCCGCCGTCACGGCGCCGAGTTCGCAGCCGAAGCGGCCGAGAAGGGCGCTGTGGCGATCCTCACCGACGCCGGCGGCGCGGAGATCGCGCGGGATGCCGGACTGCCGATCCTCGTGACCGACGACCCCCGAGGACGCATGGCCGATCTCGCGGCATGGGTCTACGGCAACGTCGGTGCGATGCCCGTCATGCTCGGCGTGACCGGCACCAACGGCAAGACTTCGACGGTGCACCTGCAGGATGCGCTGCTGCGTCAGCTGGGTCTGACGTCGGGCATGTCGTCGTCCGCACGCCGCCATATCGACGGCGATGTCGTGATGGCCCGGCTGACCACCCCGGAGTCGAGCGAACTGCATGCGCTCATCGCGTACATGAAGGAGCGCGGCGTCACCGTCATGGCTTTCGAGGTCAGCGTGCAGGCGATCGTCCGGCACCGCGTCGACGGCGTCTTCTACGACGTCGCAGGGTTCACGAACCTGCAGAACGACCACATGGACGACTTCGCCGATATGGAGGAGTACCTCGCGGGCAAGCTGCGCATGTTCCGCTCCGACCGCGCGGGCCGCGCCGTCGTCTCCCTCGACACTCCCGCCGGGCGCCGCGTCGTCGAACACGCCGACATCCCGGTCACGACCATCGCGACCGCCGAGATCGCCGAAGACGCCGAGCTGGCAGCCACCGCCCAGTGGCAGGTGCGTATGCTCGACGAGGCCATCAACGCGACCGTCATGGAGCTGACCGGCCCCGACGGGCAGCGGCTCGTCACGACCGTTCCGGTCACGGGCCCGCACATGGCGGCCAACGCGGGGCTCGCGATCGTGATGATCCTGGAGTCCGGTGTTGCCACATGGGAGCAGATCGTCGACACGCTCGCCCGGGACGGCGGCATCCGCGCCGAACTCCCGGGCCGCACGGAGGTGGTCACCACCGGCCGCGGACCCACGGTCTACCTGGACTTCGCCCACACCCCCGACGGCTTCGAGATGACCGCCCGGGCGGTGCGCCGCCAGACCAAGGGCACGCTGCTGATCATGTTCGGCGCGGACGGCTCACGCGACACGACCAAGCGTCCCGCGATGGGGCTGGCTGCGGCGCACAACAGTGACATCGCGATCGTCACCGACCACCACCCGCGCTGGGAGGACCCGCAGGAGATCCGCGACGGCCTGTACTCCGGCGCGGCACAGGCGCCGCCCGCCGGCGGCCTGTTCAACATCACGCCGCCCGAAGACGCGATCGTGAAGGCCGTCTCGATGGTCGGCGAGGGCGACGCGATCCTGTGGTTCGGCCCCGGGCACCAGGACCACCGCGAGATCCAGGGCGTGCGCCACCCCTACAACCCGCGCGCCATGGCCCTGAAAGCCCTCGCCGACGCCGGCTGGTGA
- a CDS encoding AAA family ATPase produces the protein MGDQDRDLMREVARYLEHVNALQQQELRPTRTPLGDLISEHLNVDAAQIAVVQEVIADHRLVDADIALELIAAEAGGRLVGVSGGEQRLHNSMAELVSNAYLRFAPGPVDFAERATGPATSRRVVAMGVRLLMHEGAPIALTQRAASEQMGRPSAVLEVMGADPDVVSSFLARVRALMVEHSVLRGQVLSFTPTEFGRSDAGATFLNRPIVTVDDVILPEGVLDEIVQHVIGIGEHRELLRAAGQHLKRGVLLYGPPGTGKTLTIRHLLTRSVGTTVILLTGTSIRFISAAAEIARTFQPSIVVLEDIDLVAMERHTSPQPLLFEVLEALDGLDGDADVAFVMTTNRVEVLERALAERPGRVDLAVEVPLPALGERERLFRHYAHGLDLTDETLTAAAARTDGVTGSFAKELIRRSVLLAAAQGEDMADAHLRAALDELMSARRHLTRRMLGTEPDGAPAEPDDVGPASFGWFASDPF, from the coding sequence GTGGGCGATCAAGACCGGGATCTGATGCGCGAAGTCGCGCGGTACCTCGAGCATGTGAACGCCCTGCAGCAACAGGAGCTCCGGCCCACGCGCACCCCGCTGGGCGATCTGATCAGTGAGCACCTGAACGTCGACGCGGCTCAGATCGCGGTGGTGCAGGAGGTGATCGCCGACCATCGACTCGTCGATGCGGACATCGCGCTGGAACTGATCGCCGCAGAGGCGGGCGGCCGGCTGGTGGGGGTCAGCGGCGGCGAGCAGCGACTGCACAACAGCATGGCCGAACTGGTGAGCAACGCGTACCTGCGTTTCGCGCCCGGCCCGGTCGACTTCGCCGAGCGGGCGACGGGGCCGGCCACGAGCCGTCGCGTGGTGGCGATGGGGGTGCGGCTGCTCATGCACGAGGGCGCGCCGATCGCGCTGACCCAGCGTGCCGCATCAGAGCAGATGGGGCGGCCGTCCGCCGTGCTCGAGGTGATGGGCGCCGACCCGGACGTCGTGTCCTCCTTCCTGGCGCGCGTGCGCGCGCTGATGGTGGAGCACAGCGTGCTGCGCGGCCAGGTCCTCTCGTTCACGCCGACCGAGTTCGGGCGCAGCGATGCGGGGGCGACGTTCCTGAACCGGCCGATCGTCACGGTCGACGACGTCATCCTCCCCGAGGGAGTGCTCGATGAGATCGTGCAGCACGTCATCGGCATCGGCGAGCACCGCGAACTCCTGCGCGCTGCGGGTCAGCACCTCAAACGCGGAGTGCTCCTGTACGGGCCGCCGGGAACGGGCAAGACGCTCACCATCCGGCATCTGCTGACCCGATCGGTCGGCACGACGGTCATCCTGCTCACCGGCACCAGCATCCGGTTCATCAGCGCCGCCGCAGAGATCGCACGCACCTTCCAGCCCTCGATCGTCGTCCTCGAGGACATCGACCTGGTCGCGATGGAGCGACACACCTCACCGCAGCCGCTGCTGTTCGAGGTGCTGGAGGCGCTGGACGGACTGGACGGCGACGCCGACGTCGCCTTCGTGATGACCACGAACCGCGTCGAGGTGCTCGAACGGGCACTCGCAGAGCGCCCGGGTCGAGTGGACCTCGCCGTCGAGGTCCCGCTGCCCGCACTCGGAGAGCGCGAGCGCCTGTTCCGCCACTACGCGCACGGGCTGGATCTCACCGACGAGACCTTGACCGCTGCCGCCGCACGCACGGACGGCGTCACAGGTTCGTTCGCCAAGGAGCTGATCCGCCGGAGTGTGCTGCTGGCCGCAGCACAGGGCGAAGACATGGCCGACGCCCACCTGCGGGCGGCGCTCGACGAGCTGATGAGCGCGCGACGCCACCTCACCCGGCGCATGCTCGGGACCGAGCCCGATGGGGCCCCTGCCGAACCGGACGACGTCGGGCCCGCGAGCTTCGGCTGGTTCGCCTCCGACCCGTTCTGA
- the pflB gene encoding formate C-acetyltransferase → MTTVTPDNVDTIPAAWSGFTPGEWQDGIDVRDFIQRNYTPYSGDRAFLAGPTARTTRIWDALSGMFPAEREKGVYDIDVHTPAGITAHAPGYIGTDEEVIVGLQTDAPLKRAIMPNGGWRMVEGALDTYGYEIDETLKTVFTRYRKTHNQGVFDVYPPSVRAARNSHIITGLPDAYGRGRIIGDYRRVALYGVDALIAAKNVDKLTLDTTPFSEEILRRREEHAEQIRALGELKQLAASYGFDISGPATSAREAVQWLYFAYLGAVKEQNGAAMSLGRTSTFLDIFIERDLQAGAVTESEAQEIIDDFVIKLRIVRFLRTPEYDALFSGDPTWVTETIGGMGEDGRPLVTKNSFRYLQTLYNLGPAPEPNMTVFWSPELPQGFKDYCAQVSIDTSAVQYESDELIRAAWGDDAAIACCVSPMRIGKQMQFFGARVNLAKTLLYAINGGRDEVTGKQVSPLAAPVGDGPLEFDDVMAKFDLTMDWLAETYVEALNCIHWSHDKYAYERLEMALHDKDVLRTMACGIAGLSVAADSLSAIKYATVTPVRDERGVVVDYVTEGDFPTYGNDDDRVDAIAVDLVERFMAKIRRHPMYRDALPTQSVLTITSNVVYGKATGNTPDGRRAGEPFAPGANPMNGRDTHGMLASALSVAKLPYAQAQDGISLTNTVVPTGLGRTKGEQVQNLAGLLDAYIGSNGYHMNVNVLNRETLVDAMEHPEQYPQLTIRVSGYAVNFVRLTREQQLDVLSRTFHGSV, encoded by the coding sequence ATGACCACCGTCACCCCCGACAACGTCGACACGATCCCCGCCGCCTGGAGCGGCTTCACCCCGGGCGAATGGCAGGACGGCATCGACGTCCGCGACTTCATCCAGCGCAACTACACGCCCTACTCCGGCGACAGGGCCTTCCTCGCCGGGCCGACCGCCCGCACCACCCGCATCTGGGACGCCCTGTCGGGCATGTTCCCGGCCGAGCGCGAAAAGGGCGTGTACGACATCGACGTCCACACGCCGGCCGGCATCACCGCGCACGCCCCCGGATACATCGGCACGGACGAAGAGGTCATCGTCGGCCTGCAGACCGATGCTCCCCTCAAGCGCGCGATCATGCCCAACGGCGGGTGGCGCATGGTCGAGGGCGCCCTCGACACCTACGGCTACGAGATCGACGAGACACTCAAGACCGTCTTCACCCGATATCGCAAGACCCACAACCAGGGCGTCTTCGACGTCTATCCCCCGAGCGTGCGGGCCGCACGCAACTCGCACATCATCACCGGCCTGCCCGACGCGTACGGCCGCGGCCGGATCATCGGCGACTACCGCCGCGTCGCCCTCTACGGCGTCGACGCCCTGATCGCGGCGAAGAATGTCGACAAGCTCACCCTCGACACGACCCCGTTCAGCGAAGAGATCCTACGGCGCCGCGAAGAGCACGCCGAGCAGATCCGCGCCCTCGGCGAGCTGAAGCAGCTGGCCGCCTCGTACGGGTTCGACATCTCCGGCCCCGCCACCAGCGCCCGCGAGGCCGTGCAGTGGCTGTACTTCGCCTACCTCGGCGCGGTCAAGGAGCAGAACGGCGCCGCGATGTCGCTCGGCCGCACCTCGACGTTCCTCGACATCTTCATCGAGCGTGACCTGCAGGCCGGCGCCGTCACCGAGTCCGAGGCGCAGGAGATCATCGACGACTTCGTGATCAAGCTGCGCATCGTCCGGTTCCTCCGCACCCCCGAGTACGACGCCCTGTTCTCGGGCGACCCCACCTGGGTCACCGAGACGATCGGCGGCATGGGCGAAGACGGACGCCCCCTCGTGACGAAGAACTCGTTCCGCTACCTGCAGACCCTGTACAACCTGGGCCCCGCCCCCGAGCCGAACATGACCGTCTTCTGGAGCCCCGAGCTTCCGCAGGGCTTCAAGGACTACTGCGCGCAGGTGTCGATCGACACGTCGGCTGTGCAGTACGAGTCCGATGAGCTCATCCGCGCCGCGTGGGGCGACGACGCCGCGATCGCGTGCTGCGTCTCGCCGATGCGCATCGGCAAGCAGATGCAGTTCTTCGGGGCACGGGTGAACCTCGCCAAGACCCTCCTGTACGCCATCAACGGCGGCCGAGACGAGGTCACCGGAAAGCAGGTCTCCCCCCTGGCCGCCCCGGTCGGCGACGGGCCGCTGGAGTTCGACGACGTCATGGCGAAGTTCGACCTGACGATGGACTGGCTCGCCGAGACGTACGTGGAAGCACTCAACTGCATCCACTGGTCGCACGACAAGTACGCCTATGAGCGGCTCGAGATGGCACTGCACGACAAGGACGTGCTGCGCACCATGGCCTGCGGCATCGCCGGCCTGTCTGTGGCCGCCGACTCGCTGTCGGCCATCAAGTACGCCACCGTCACCCCGGTGCGCGACGAGCGCGGCGTCGTCGTCGACTACGTCACCGAGGGCGACTTCCCGACGTACGGCAACGACGATGATCGAGTGGATGCCATCGCCGTCGACCTCGTCGAACGCTTCATGGCCAAGATCCGGCGTCACCCCATGTACCGCGACGCGCTGCCCACCCAGTCGGTGCTGACGATCACCTCGAACGTCGTCTACGGCAAGGCGACCGGAAACACCCCCGACGGCCGCCGCGCGGGCGAGCCGTTCGCACCCGGCGCCAACCCGATGAACGGCCGCGACACCCACGGCATGCTCGCCTCCGCCCTGTCGGTCGCGAAGCTCCCCTACGCCCAGGCGCAGGACGGCATCTCGCTCACCAACACGGTGGTCCCCACGGGCCTGGGCCGTACGAAGGGCGAGCAGGTGCAGAACCTCGCCGGTCTGCTCGACGCCTACATCGGCTCGAACGGCTATCACATGAACGTCAACGTGCTCAACCGCGAGACGCTCGTGGATGCCATGGAGCACCCCGAGCAGTACCCGCAACTCACGATCCGCGTGTCCGGCTACGCCGTGAACTTCGTGCGGCTGACCCGCGAGCAGCAGCTCGACGTGCTGTCGCGCACGTTCCACGGCTCGGTCTGA